Proteins found in one Aphelocoma coerulescens isolate FSJ_1873_10779 chromosome 27, UR_Acoe_1.0, whole genome shotgun sequence genomic segment:
- the EFTUD2 gene encoding 116 kDa U5 small nuclear ribonucleoprotein component produces the protein MDTDLYDEFGNYIGPELDSDDDDDELGRESKDLDELEDDDDDDDMGEHDEEHPGMEVVLHEDKKYYPTAEEVYGPEVETIVQEEDTQPLTEPIIKPVKTKKFSLMEQTLPVTVYEMDFLADLMDNSELIRNVTLCGHLHHGKTCFVDCLIEQTHPEIRKRYDQDLCYTDILFTEQERGVGIKSTPVTIVLPDTKGKSFLFNIIDTPGHVNFSDEVTAGLRISDGVVLFIDAAEGVMLNTERLIKHAVQERLAVTVCINKIDRLILELKLPPTDAYYKLRHIVDEVNGLISMYSTDENLVLSPLLGNVCFSSSQYSICFTLGSFAKIYADTYGDINYQEFAKRLWGDIYFNPKTRKFTKKAPTSSSQRSFVEFILEPLYKILAQVVGDVDTTLPRTLDELGIHLTKEELKLNIRPLLRLVCKKFFGEFTGFVDMCVQHIPSPKVGAKTKIEHTYTGGVDSDLGEAMSECDPDGPLMCHTTKMYSTDDGVQFHAFGRVLSGTIHAGQPVKVLGENYTLEDEEDSQICTVGRLWISVARYHIEVNRVPAGNWVLIEGVDQPIVKTATVTEPRGNEEAQIFRPLKFNTTSVIKIAVEPVNPSELPKMLDGLRKVNKSYPSLTTKVEESGEHVILGTGELYLDCVMHDLRKMYSEIDIKVADPVVTFCETVVETSSLKCFAETPNKKNKITMIAEPLEKGLAEDIENEVVQITWNRKKLGEFFQTKYDWDLLAARSIWAFGPDATGPNILVDDTLPSEVDKSLLGSVKDSIVQGFQWGTREGPLCDELIRNVKFKILDAVIAQEPLHRGGGQIIPTARRVVYSAFLMATPRLMEPYYFVEVQAPADCVSAVYTVLARRRGHVTQDAPIPGSPLYTIKAFIPAIDSFGFETDLRTHTQGQAFSLSVFHHWQIVPGDPLDKSIVIRPLEPQPAPHLAREFMIKTRRRKGLSEDVSISKFFDDPMLLELAKQDVVLNYPM, from the exons AGCCCATTATCAAACCTGTGAAAACCAAGAAGTTCTCCCTGATGGAGCAGACGCTGCCGGTCACTGTCTATGAAATGGA TTTCCTGGCAGATCTGATGGACAACTCGGAGCTGATCCGGAATGTGACTCTGTGTGGGCACCTTCACCATGGCAAG ACGTGTTTTGTTGACTGCCTGATAGAACAGACGCACCCGGAAATCCGGAAGCGCTACGACCAGGAT CTCTGCTACACTGATATATTGTTCACAGAGCAGGAG AGGGGGGTGGGGATCAAGAGCACCCCAGTGACGATTGTTCTGCCGGACACCAAAGGAAAGTCTTTCCTCTTCAACATCATTGACACTCCAG GTCACGTGAACTTTTCTGACGAGGTGACAGCCGGCCTTCGCATCTCGGATGGCGTCGTGCTCTTCATCGACGCGGCCGAGGGG GTGATGCTGAACACGGAGAGGCTGATCAAGCACGCGGTGCAGGAGAGGCTGGCAGTGACTGTGTGCATCAACAAGATCGACAGACTCATCCTGGAGCTGAAACTGCCCCCCACAGATGCTTATTACAAACTCAGACACATCGTAGATGAAGTTAATGGGCTGATCAG CATGTATTCCACCGACGAGAACCTCGTGCTGTCTCCCCTTCTGGGGAACGTGTGCTTCTCCAGCTCTCAGTACAGCATCTGCTTCACACTGGGGTCTTTTGCAAAGATTTATGCAGACACATATG GAGACATCAATTACCAGGAGTTCGCGAAGCGGCTTTGGGGCGACATCTACTTCAACCCGAAGAC CCGCAAGTTCACCAAAAAGGCCCCGACGAGCAGTTCCCAGCGCAGCTTTGTGGAGTTCATTCTGGAGCCCCTGTACAAGATCTTGGCTCAG GTGGTGGGGGACGTGGACACGACCCTGCCCAGGACTCTGGATGAGCTTGGCATCCACCTGACCAAGGAGGAATTGAAACTGAACATCCGGCCCCTCCTGCGGCTCGTCTGCAAGAAGTTCTTTGGGGAGTTCACAG GCTTTGTGGACATGTGTGTGCAGCACATCCCCTCCCCGAAGGTGGGGGCCAAGACAAAAATCGAGCACACCTACACCGGCGGCGTGGACTCCGACCTGGGGGAGGCCATGAGCGAGTGTGACCCTGAC GGTCCCTTGATGTGTCACACAACCAAAATGTACAGCACTGATGATGGTGTCCAGTTCCACGCCTTTGGCAGGGTGCTCAGTGGCACCATCCATGCTGGGCAGCCTGTGAAGGTCCTTGGGGAAAACTACACCCTGGAAGATGAGGAGGATTCCCAGATCTGCACCGTTGGACGCCTCTGGATCTCAGTTGCAAG GTATCACATTGAGGTGAACAGGGTTCCTGCTGGCAACTGGGTGCTGATCGAGGGCGTGGACCAGCCCATAGTGAAGACAGCGACGGTGACGGAGCCTCGGGGCAATGAGGAG GCTCAGATCTTCCGTCCCTTGAAGTTCAACACCACGTCTGTTATCAAAATCGCTGTGGAGCCAGTGAACCCCTCAGAGCTGCCCAAAATGCTCGATGGTCTCCGCAAAGTCAACAAGAGCTACCCCTCACTTACAACCAAG GTGGAAGAGTCTGGGGAGCATGTGATCCTGGGAACAGGAGAGCTGTACCTGGACTGTGTGATGCATGATCTGCGGAAGATGTATTCCGAGATTGACATCAAG GTGGCTGATCCAGTGGTGACATTCTGTGAGACAGTGGTGGAAACATCCTCCCTGAAGTGCTTTGCTGAGACACCCAACAAGAA GAACAAGATCACAATGATTgctgagcccctggagaagggactgGCAGAGGACATTGAGAACGAAGTGGTGCAGATCACATGGAACAG AAAGAAGCTGGGTGAATTCTTCCAGACCAAATACGACTGGGATTTGCTGGCTGCCCGTTCCATCTGGGCCTTTGGACCAGATGCCACTGGCCCAAACATCCTGGTAGATGACACCCTGCCCTCAGAG GTGGACAAGTCTCTGCTGGGCTCGGTGAAGGACAGCATCGTGCAGGGCTTCCAGTGGGGGACCAGGGAAGGGCCCCTCTGTGATGAAT TGATCCGCAACGTGAAGTTCAAGATCCTGGACGCGGTGATTGCTCAGGAGCCCTTGCACCGGGGTGGAGGGCAGATCATCCCCACAGCCCGCAGGGTTGTGTACTCTGCCTTCCTCATG GCCACCCCTCGCCTGATGGAGCCCTACTACTTCGTGGAGGTGCAGGCCCCTGCTGACTGTGTGTCTGCCGTGTACACGGTGCTGGCCCGGCGCAG AGGCCACGTGACGCAGGATGCTCCGATCCCAGGCTCTCCGCTCTACACCATCAAAGCCTTCATCCCAGCCATTGATTCCTTTGGGTTTGAGACAGATTTGAGGACCCACACGCAGGGACAagccttctctctctctgtcttccACCACTGGCAG ATTGTGCCTGGTGACCCCTTGGACAAGAGCATCGTCATCCGGCCGCTGGAGCCGCAGCCAGCCCCACACCTGGCCAGGGAGTTCATGATCAAGACCAGGCGTAGGAAG GGCCTGAGTGAGGACGTGAGCATCAGCAAGTTCTTCGACGACCCCATGTTGCTGGAACTGGCCAAGCAAGATGTCGTTCTCAACTACCCCATGTGa